The proteins below come from a single Papaver somniferum cultivar HN1 chromosome 11, ASM357369v1, whole genome shotgun sequence genomic window:
- the LOC113324212 gene encoding NADH dehydrogenase [ubiquinone] 1 alpha subcomplex subunit 1: protein RRVRQKSVKMFWLEAVLPLGIIAGFLCVMGNSQYYIYKAANGRPKHIGNDMWDVAMDRRDKKLVEKLYAEQN from the exons AGAAGAGTACGACAGAAATCAGTGAAGATGTTTTGGTTAGAAGCCGTTCTTCCATTAGGAATCATTGCTGGATTTCTTTGTGTGATGGGTAATTCTCAGTATTACATCTACAAAGCAGCTAATGGCAGG CCTAAGCATATCGGTAATGATATGTGGGATGTGGCTATGGACAGAAGGGACAAGAAGCTGGTCGAGAAATTGTATGCTGAGCAGAACTAG